The proteins below come from a single Poecilia reticulata strain Guanapo linkage group LG5, Guppy_female_1.0+MT, whole genome shotgun sequence genomic window:
- the wnt4 gene encoding protein Wnt-4a, with translation MSEDLILRCVLMLCCALLSVSASNWLYLAKLSSVGSIRDEETCERLRGLIQRQVQICKRSVEVMDAVRRGAQLAIDECQFQFRNRRWNCSTLETMPVFGKVVTQGTREAAFVYAISAASVAFAVTRACSSGELEKCGCDHNVHGVSPEGFQWSGCSDNIAYGVAFSQSFVDVRERGKGQSSSRALMNLHNNEAGRKAILSHMRVECKCHGVSGSCEVKTCWKAMPPFRKVGNIIKEKFDGATEVEQRKVGSTKVLVPRNSQFKPHTDEDLVYLEPSPDFCDHDPRTPGMLGTVGRQCNRTSKAIDGCELMCCGRGFQTQEVEVVDRCSCKFHWCCYVKCKQCRKMVEIHTCR, from the exons GTATCTCGCCAAGCTGTCATCAGTGGGGAGCATCAGGGACGAGGAGACGTGCGAAAGGTTACGAGGCCTTATCCAAAGACAG GTGCAGATCTGTAAGCGCAGTGTGGAGGTGATGGATGCGGTCCGCCGTGGAGCACAGTTGGCCATAGACGAGTGTCAGTTCCAGTTTCGCAACCGTCGATGGAACTGTTCCACTCTGGAAACCATGCCTGTGTTTGGCAAAGTAGTGACCCAAG GCACCCGTGAGGCAGCTTTTGTGTATGCCATCTCAGCAGCCAGTGTGGCATTTGCGGTCACAAGGGCCTGCAGCAGCGGAGAGCTGGAAAAATGTGGCTGTGACCACAACGTGCATGGAGTCAGTCCAGAGG GTTTCCAATGGTCAGGCTGCAGTGATAACATCGCATACGGAGTGGCCTTCTCGCAGTCTTTTGTGGATGTGAGAGAGAGGGGTAAAGGCCAGTCCTCCAGCCGCGCTCTCATGAACCTGCACAACAACGAAGCTGGGAGAAAG GCCATCTTGTCCCACATGCGAGTGGAATGCAAATGCCATGGCGTGTCAGGTTCCTGTGAGGTGAAGACCTGCTGGAAAGCCATGCCACCATTCCGCAAGGTTGGCAACATCATCAAGGAGAAATTCGACGGGGCCACAGAGGTGGAGCAGCGCAAGGTGGGATCCACCAAAGTCCTGGTGCCTCGCAATTCCCAGTTCAAACCTCACACAGATGAAGATCTGGTCTACCTGGAGCCCAGTCCGGATTTCTGTGACCATGACCCACGTACACCGGGTATGTTGGGCACAGTGGGACGCCAGTGTAACAGAACGTCCAAGGCTATCGACGGCTGTGAGCTGATGTGCTGCGGCCGAGGCTTCCAGACGCAGGAAGTGGAGGTGGTGGACAGGTGTAGTTGTAAGTTCCACTGGTGCTGTTATGTGAAATGCAAACAGTGCCGCAAAATGGTGGAGATTCACACTTGCCGGTGA